In one Mucilaginibacter ginsenosidivorax genomic region, the following are encoded:
- a CDS encoding 3-keto-disaccharide hydrolase: MKKYIYPLALLLATASLTQAQTKIFDGKTLKGWKRLAGTADYKVEDGAIVGTTVLNSGNTFLVTEKEYGDFILELDAKIESKLSNSGVQTRSHYNPAGHDGKGMVYGRQFEIDPSDRKWTGGIYDEGRRDWLYPLDLNAAAKDAFKVGEYNHIRIECIGNEMKTWVNGIPTADVVDTIDTKGFIALQVHAVSDEKQAGKKVYFKNFNLQTTNLKSKSFPKNVYVVNLQPNSITAAEKAAGWKLLYDGKTSAGWRGATLKTFPDHGWEVANGTMHVLPSAGKEESGGGDVVTDDNYSAFDLSFEFKLTPGANSGVKYFVTLSEVTTGSAIGLEYQVLDDKLHPDAKLGRGGDRTLASLYDLIKANKQERFVHPIGAWNIGRVVVYPNNHVEHYLNGVKVLEYERGSKAFKDLVAISKYTIWKNFGEAPQGHLLLQDHGNEVFFRSIKVKELK, translated from the coding sequence ATGAAAAAATACATCTATCCTTTAGCTCTTTTACTTGCAACAGCCTCATTAACCCAGGCGCAAACAAAAATATTTGATGGCAAAACGCTCAAAGGCTGGAAACGCCTTGCCGGCACCGCCGATTACAAGGTAGAAGACGGAGCCATTGTGGGCACCACCGTTTTAAACTCAGGCAACACCTTTTTAGTTACCGAAAAAGAATACGGCGATTTTATTTTAGAGCTGGATGCCAAAATAGAAAGTAAACTGAGCAACTCTGGCGTTCAAACACGCAGCCATTATAACCCGGCCGGCCACGATGGCAAGGGGATGGTTTATGGGCGACAGTTTGAGATAGATCCATCTGACCGTAAATGGACAGGTGGTATTTATGACGAAGGCCGTCGCGACTGGCTGTACCCGCTGGATTTGAATGCTGCTGCCAAAGACGCCTTTAAAGTAGGCGAGTATAACCATATCCGCATCGAATGCATTGGCAACGAAATGAAAACCTGGGTAAACGGAATCCCTACTGCCGATGTGGTAGATACCATTGACACTAAAGGCTTCATTGCTTTACAGGTTCACGCCGTGAGCGACGAAAAACAAGCCGGTAAAAAAGTGTATTTCAAAAACTTTAACCTGCAAACTACCAACTTGAAATCCAAATCATTTCCTAAAAATGTGTATGTGGTAAACCTGCAACCCAACAGCATCACCGCAGCCGAAAAAGCTGCCGGTTGGAAGTTATTATATGATGGTAAAACCAGTGCCGGCTGGCGCGGTGCAACCCTCAAAACTTTTCCTGACCATGGCTGGGAGGTAGCCAACGGAACCATGCATGTACTGCCGTCTGCCGGTAAAGAAGAATCGGGCGGTGGCGACGTGGTTACTGATGATAATTACAGTGCCTTTGATCTGTCGTTTGAGTTTAAGCTGACTCCGGGGGCCAACAGCGGTGTTAAATACTTTGTTACCCTGAGTGAAGTAACAACCGGATCGGCTATAGGCCTTGAATACCAGGTATTGGATGACAAGCTGCACCCCGATGCCAAACTTGGCCGGGGGGGCGACAGAACGCTGGCCTCGTTATATGACCTCATCAAAGCCAACAAACAGGAACGCTTTGTGCATCCCATTGGCGCCTGGAACATTGGCAGGGTAGTGGTTTATCCCAATAACCATGTAGAACACTATCTGAATGGGGTGAAGGTACTTGAATACGAACGCGGCTCAAAAGCCTTTAAAGACCTGGTTGCCATCAGCAAATACACCATCTGGAAAAACTTTGGCGAAGCTCCTCAAGGACATTTGTTATTACAGGATCATGGTAACGAGGTTTTTTTCAGAAGTATAAAGGTGAAGGAGCTGAAGTAA
- a CDS encoding GntR family transcriptional regulator — protein sequence MKNYLKILSIDEYSITPKYLQLSNAIIRAIESGDIVKDDMLPSINDLSFALDTSRNTIERVYKELKDKGIVSSVPGKGFFISNTDFQKPLKIFLLFNKLSAHKKLIYDAFVDTIGELATIDFYIYNNDFYFFKKIMAESFNSDYAKYIIIPHFLDNETKAHEIINTIPKDKLILLDNLVPAINGKFAAIYENFASDVYEALKSLTHKLTKYHNIKLIFPGKTYHSKEILKGFLNFCRQYAFDYEVVESSAIETIQKDTVYISLTEDDLVELIKKIIASDLKVAKDVGVISYNETALKEIILDGITTISTDFKLMGSKTAEFALSNCHDHFAVPFNVTLRNSL from the coding sequence GTGAAGAACTATCTTAAAATATTATCTATCGACGAGTATTCCATTACTCCCAAATACCTGCAGCTTTCAAACGCCATTATCAGGGCTATCGAAAGTGGCGATATCGTTAAAGATGATATGTTACCATCCATCAATGATTTAAGTTTTGCTTTGGATACCTCGCGTAATACTATAGAAAGAGTTTATAAAGAACTGAAGGACAAAGGAATAGTAAGTTCGGTTCCTGGAAAAGGTTTTTTTATATCGAATACCGATTTTCAAAAGCCATTGAAGATATTCCTGCTGTTCAACAAGTTAAGCGCCCATAAAAAATTGATTTACGATGCCTTTGTAGACACAATTGGCGAACTGGCTACCATCGATTTTTACATTTACAATAACGACTTTTACTTTTTTAAAAAGATCATGGCCGAAAGCTTTAACAGCGACTACGCCAAATACATTATCATCCCCCATTTTTTAGACAACGAAACCAAAGCACATGAGATCATCAACACTATCCCAAAGGATAAACTGATCTTGTTAGATAACCTGGTACCGGCTATAAACGGCAAGTTTGCAGCCATTTATGAAAACTTTGCATCGGATGTTTATGAAGCACTTAAAAGTCTTACACACAAATTAACTAAGTATCATAACATCAAACTGATTTTTCCCGGTAAAACATACCATTCGAAAGAGATATTGAAAGGTTTTCTTAATTTTTGCAGGCAATACGCGTTTGATTATGAAGTAGTTGAATCGTCGGCAATAGAAACCATCCAGAAAGATACCGTATACATCAGCCTCACCGAAGATGACCTGGTAGAGCTGATTAAGAAGATCATCGCATCCGACCTGAAAGTAGCTAAGGATGTGGGCGTTATATCTTATAACGAGACAGCACTTAAGGAGATCATTTTGGATGGCATCACCACCATATCAACCGATTTTAAGCTGATGGGCAGCAAAACAGCAGAGTTTGCTTTGAGCAATTGCCATGATCATTTCGCGGTTCCGTTTAATGTGACGTTGAGGAATTCTTTGTAG